In the genome of Deinococcus sp. YIM 77859, one region contains:
- a CDS encoding peptidase C39 family protein — protein sequence MKPFWILLPGLLLESAAAAPYAKQTSFGTPSPAIRAAQAQISVPATWHALPPLQGGRLESAAVTVPPFNELIPSWNVTGSATSPVMVEVRVRRPDGRWTRYFSFGEWRASGPRASLRVTRTADGTLNTDTLTLPFRADAFQYRVTVGAGAQVRLLSFNTSDTALRFRDQGAAGQVAAWNRMLKVPGLSQMIYPDGGPVWCSPTSVSMLLGFWKNPVRVPDAAKGSFDAVYGGFGNWPFNTAYAGTQGMQAFVTRLGSLRDAEAYLRQGLPLAVSVRFKAGELPGAPLAWSDGHLLVLTGFDAQGNPVVNDPAAPSDANVKRIYPRSTFERLWLNHAGGMAYVMAPQP from the coding sequence GTGAAGCCCTTCTGGATCCTCCTGCCTGGTCTGCTGCTCGAGAGCGCGGCCGCCGCCCCCTACGCGAAGCAGACCAGCTTCGGCACGCCCTCGCCCGCCATCCGTGCCGCGCAGGCGCAGATCAGCGTCCCGGCCACCTGGCACGCCCTCCCGCCGCTTCAGGGGGGCCGGCTGGAAAGCGCGGCCGTCACCGTGCCGCCCTTTAACGAGCTGATTCCGAGCTGGAACGTCACGGGGTCCGCCACCAGCCCCGTCATGGTCGAGGTGCGGGTGCGCCGCCCGGATGGCCGCTGGACCCGGTACTTCAGCTTCGGCGAGTGGCGGGCGAGTGGACCAAGGGCGAGCCTCCGGGTCACGCGCACGGCGGACGGCACGCTGAACACCGACACCCTGACGCTGCCTTTTCGTGCGGACGCCTTTCAGTACCGGGTGACCGTGGGGGCAGGCGCGCAGGTGCGGCTGCTGTCCTTCAACACGTCGGACACGGCGCTGCGCTTCCGCGATCAGGGCGCGGCGGGGCAGGTGGCCGCCTGGAACCGGATGCTGAAGGTGCCGGGACTCTCGCAGATGATCTACCCAGATGGTGGGCCGGTGTGGTGCAGCCCGACCAGTGTCAGCATGCTCCTGGGCTTCTGGAAGAACCCCGTGCGTGTCCCGGACGCCGCGAAGGGCAGCTTCGATGCGGTGTACGGCGGCTTCGGCAACTGGCCCTTCAACACGGCATACGCGGGCACGCAGGGGATGCAGGCGTTCGTCACGCGCCTGGGCAGCTTGCGGGATGCGGAAGCCTACCTCCGTCAAGGCCTCCCGCTGGCCGTCAGCGTGCGGTTCAAGGCGGGCGAGTTGCCCGGCGCCCCGCTCGCCTGGTCAGACGGGCACCTACTGGTCCTCACCGGGTTCGACGCGCAGGGCAATCCGGTGGTCAACGACCCGGCCGCGCCGAGCGATGCCAACGTGAAGCGCATCTATCCCCGCAGCACCTTCGAGCGGTTGTGGCTGAACCACGCGGGCGGGATGGCGTACGTGATGGCCCCCCAGCCCTGA
- a CDS encoding LCP family protein — protein sequence MRRLAVPVLVVLAGLVALSAPAVPALIRYGALPRQAAGPVTVLLAGVTPRYQENAAVWPWPVAPEDFTFLTDTLILAQLWPGGTANLLSIPRDTWVNLPGQGPGKINGANVKGGPDLLVRAVQELTGVPVDAYVLLSLNAVRALTDAAGGVTLEVPKRMKYDDNAGKLHIDLQPGRQHLNGQQAEGFLRFRKDNLGDIGRVQRQQLYLTALVRRVKNPLNWWRLPAMVGALDQNTKTNLTRAQVGALLGAALSGLKVNTQTLPGTFGEGGTWVADHPALHALVEARFRDPNDPRTLTVAVVNVGAPDGSARRLQAKLEALGYQKVIISNGLRAKGPTTLTGKAAAAVLRDVGSGRVTQEEGLPGADVTVRLGNDVEEQ from the coding sequence GTGCGCCGCCTTGCCGTTCCCGTGCTTGTTGTTCTGGCCGGCCTCGTCGCCCTGTCCGCTCCCGCTGTCCCGGCCCTCATCCGGTACGGCGCGCTGCCACGCCAAGCGGCGGGGCCAGTCACGGTGCTGCTCGCCGGCGTCACACCCCGGTACCAGGAAAATGCCGCGGTCTGGCCGTGGCCGGTGGCCCCGGAGGACTTTACCTTTCTGACGGACACCCTGATCCTCGCGCAGCTCTGGCCGGGCGGCACGGCCAACCTGCTGAGCATTCCACGGGACACCTGGGTCAACCTTCCGGGCCAGGGCCCGGGCAAGATCAACGGGGCCAACGTGAAAGGAGGGCCTGACCTGCTGGTCCGGGCCGTGCAGGAGTTGACGGGTGTGCCGGTGGACGCCTACGTCCTGCTGTCCCTCAATGCCGTGCGGGCCCTCACCGACGCCGCCGGCGGCGTGACGCTGGAGGTGCCCAAGCGCATGAAGTACGACGACAACGCGGGCAAGCTGCACATCGATCTCCAGCCCGGGCGGCAACATCTGAACGGGCAGCAGGCTGAGGGCTTCCTGCGGTTCCGGAAGGACAACCTGGGCGACATCGGGCGGGTCCAGCGGCAGCAGCTCTACCTGACAGCGCTGGTGCGCCGGGTCAAGAACCCGCTGAACTGGTGGCGGCTGCCCGCCATGGTGGGTGCCCTGGACCAGAACACGAAGACGAACCTGACCCGGGCGCAGGTGGGCGCGCTGCTGGGCGCGGCGCTGAGCGGCCTGAAGGTGAACACGCAGACCCTCCCGGGGACCTTTGGGGAGGGCGGCACCTGGGTGGCCGACCATCCCGCACTGCACGCCCTGGTCGAGGCGCGTTTCCGGGACCCGAACGACCCGCGCACGCTGACCGTCGCGGTGGTGAATGTCGGCGCGCCTGACGGCAGCGCGCGCCGCCTCCAGGCAAAGCTGGAAGCCCTGGGCTACCAGAAGGTCATCATCTCCAATGGCCTGCGCGCCAAGGGGCCGACCACCCTCACGGGAAAGGCGGCGGCGGCCGTGTTGCGGGACGTGGGCTCCGGGCGGGTCACGCAGGAGGAAGGTTTGCCCGGCGCGGACGTGACGGTGCGTCTGGGGAACGACGTGGAGGAACAGTGA